From the Vibrio alginolyticus NBRC 15630 = ATCC 17749 genome, one window contains:
- a CDS encoding helicase-related protein yields MFQLPIDSLQAEFDHHVSLNHLVVEAETGSGKSTRLPMWAAKHGRVLVIEPRRIACTSLAEFLAEQSGEPIGRKVGYAIKLHAYFDEKTEVVFVTPGVALRWFSENKLADFDVVIVDEFHERRWDIDLLTAILKQENQHRLIVTSATLEGEKLARYLNAKRLSSEGRCFPVTVTHRSTDSRYLPNKKGCEQEVVGAVKEALEDEDGDILVFLPGRKEIAQCAQMLQSSSDVMVVKLHASVSDAERHRALTVQKQRKVVLATNVAETSLTIPNIRVVIDSGLERRTVQRNGRTALTLTNISKASAAQRMGRAGRVTEGACIRLYGEHAPLELVTPPELHREELVEPMLAAACCGYRLSTLDFLDSIPPKSLEASHSTLLSMEAIDEDGNVTQHGRKVYPLPIDALFADLVTRIQAKTEKEAMIDLAAALSVPAQLYQRQSGEVAELLSQEEPYGCDASLLIRLVRGERLPGIVIDASALEEAQGLAKQMREAFELPELDVASRYKREALFFSIASLHPELVFVRRARRRDALGNGVVEMLVGRNSRFPDKEEAAIVLDSHSVPGRGVKQTLNLASVMMPIPLTLLRELEFGEWQQGETNYEEETPRATMHLVYAGRTICTEHQALKGDVAVQSIVEMIEDETLLPGFASQRKQQIQHWKLYNALGLNAEGEEVNDLASLTFSSWLKDQLETLGVENIDDMALFEPEDLTFNGVPEWEYDDFTEQYPLELSLPELQLDVEYYASRKLVQVVYREGNRKGDPKRWELPRWAGWKIQYKKASRVIDVK; encoded by the coding sequence ATGTTTCAACTACCTATCGACAGCCTGCAAGCCGAGTTTGACCATCATGTAAGCCTTAACCATCTTGTGGTGGAAGCCGAAACCGGGTCGGGTAAATCTACCCGCTTGCCCATGTGGGCGGCAAAACACGGACGCGTTCTGGTTATTGAACCACGTCGAATTGCTTGTACCTCGCTGGCTGAATTTCTTGCGGAGCAATCTGGAGAGCCAATAGGTCGCAAAGTCGGTTACGCGATCAAGCTTCATGCCTATTTTGATGAAAAAACCGAAGTTGTATTTGTCACTCCGGGGGTTGCACTGCGTTGGTTTTCGGAAAACAAGCTAGCAGACTTTGATGTCGTGATAGTGGACGAATTTCACGAGCGACGCTGGGATATTGATCTATTAACCGCCATTTTGAAGCAAGAAAATCAACATCGATTGATCGTCACTTCCGCTACCTTAGAAGGCGAAAAGCTTGCTCGTTACCTGAATGCTAAGCGCCTGAGTTCGGAGGGACGTTGCTTTCCAGTCACGGTGACACATCGTTCTACAGACAGCCGCTATTTACCGAACAAAAAGGGATGTGAACAGGAGGTTGTCGGAGCGGTAAAAGAAGCACTGGAAGATGAAGATGGCGATATTCTTGTTTTTCTCCCAGGACGTAAAGAGATCGCCCAATGCGCGCAGATGCTACAAAGCAGCAGTGATGTCATGGTGGTTAAACTTCATGCCTCGGTCAGTGATGCAGAACGACATCGTGCGCTGACGGTACAAAAGCAACGGAAAGTCGTATTGGCAACCAACGTCGCGGAAACCTCTCTGACCATTCCTAATATCCGGGTGGTAATCGATAGCGGCTTAGAGCGCAGAACTGTACAACGAAATGGACGTACAGCACTGACGTTAACCAACATTTCTAAGGCCAGTGCCGCGCAGCGAATGGGGCGAGCAGGTCGCGTTACCGAAGGGGCTTGTATTCGTCTATATGGTGAGCACGCGCCTTTAGAGTTGGTGACACCTCCAGAATTACACAGAGAAGAGCTCGTCGAGCCCATGCTGGCAGCGGCTTGTTGTGGGTACCGTCTCTCAACACTCGATTTTCTCGACTCAATTCCCCCAAAGTCGCTAGAGGCATCTCATTCGACGTTGTTATCCATGGAAGCGATTGATGAGGATGGCAATGTCACGCAGCACGGGAGAAAAGTATATCCACTACCCATTGATGCACTGTTTGCCGATCTCGTTACCAGAATTCAAGCGAAGACAGAGAAGGAAGCAATGATTGACTTGGCAGCAGCATTATCTGTGCCTGCTCAACTCTATCAGCGACAAAGTGGTGAAGTCGCTGAGCTTCTATCTCAAGAGGAACCATACGGGTGTGATGCCTCTTTGCTTATCCGTTTGGTTCGGGGGGAGCGACTTCCGGGCATTGTCATTGATGCCAGCGCACTCGAAGAGGCGCAAGGTTTAGCGAAACAAATGCGAGAAGCATTTGAATTGCCGGAACTTGACGTTGCCTCTCGATATAAACGTGAAGCGCTCTTTTTCTCCATCGCCTCATTGCACCCTGAGCTTGTGTTTGTCCGACGAGCTCGTCGAAGGGATGCTCTAGGAAATGGCGTAGTCGAGATGCTGGTTGGGCGTAACAGCCGCTTTCCTGATAAAGAAGAAGCGGCCATCGTGCTAGATAGCCATAGCGTGCCAGGACGAGGCGTTAAGCAAACACTGAACCTCGCATCAGTTATGATGCCTATCCCGCTGACATTATTACGCGAACTTGAATTTGGGGAGTGGCAACAAGGTGAGACGAATTATGAAGAGGAGACCCCAAGAGCAACAATGCACCTGGTCTACGCCGGGCGAACAATCTGTACTGAACATCAAGCGTTAAAAGGTGATGTTGCTGTTCAGTCTATTGTCGAAATGATAGAAGACGAGACACTGTTACCAGGTTTTGCTTCTCAAAGAAAACAGCAAATCCAACACTGGAAACTCTACAACGCATTGGGCCTTAATGCCGAAGGAGAAGAGGTTAACGACTTGGCCTCCTTGACATTTTCTAGCTGGTTAAAGGATCAGTTGGAAACATTAGGCGTTGAAAACATCGATGATATGGCGTTGTTTGAACCAGAAGACTTAACATTTAACGGTGTTCCAGAATGGGAATACGACGATTTCACGGAGCAGTACCCTTTAGAACTTTCGCTGCCAGAACTCCAACTAGATGTCGAGTATTACGCGTCTCGCAAGCTGGTACAGGTCGTTTATCGAGAGGGAAACCGTAAGGGAGACCCGAAGCGTTGGGAGCTGCCACGTTGGGCTGGTTGGAAGATACAGTATAAAAAGGCCAGTCGAGTGATTGATGTAAAGTAG